A genomic stretch from Leptospira licerasiae serovar Varillal str. VAR 010 includes:
- a CDS encoding ATP-binding protein, producing the protein MTKDLEILICSVFIFLSTNLFWLGSTTGTNLEKKNAAAYFSIFTLIVSSLLFSFSAILGQNGFLVVSSYPILYFFPGLILLILIPFGWFVVIVWFFGFLKKKGIFFFLFYLLSFCQLIAISILLVYNPGKNWNISIFEYWKFVSFSFKFAYLIYIFTCVFLSLLCLFQFKISDNSLSELGRQKAVPFLKLIGFSLFGVVLLVSILFVGDEFGILENPILKAEKEPKYFYTFVLCIQGLICVSILVLGWALTSYEILTGRILPKISLKQEWKNSVYTALTLSTLYFIFAKLGYPRAEIFIVFSYSFFISRFFTVGKNKRVSSDQNKVLKKILSSGSVKISFGYLCKDVLETTKAALIFQGKIPYISDTNIYYPEDEPAQIFDFSKVTQNQENPNIQYLDKNLFSDFVIRIKIESALSGDAYLILGQKGNGGLFAEEEIEIARITGTWLVHSIFLEETGNILEELQRKKIQEQRLSDQKTRQILHDEILPEIHSLILEISNDKSGNFNSQYANSLTELHKRISSLLREMSDTGLEISRLGLIPMIQKLQDTEAKDLRIIWEIDPKTNSEVENYLPEVQEVLYYAFRESLRNAVKYSGDLRSGVVIRIQYENGLSIQIKNEIGKDPISVRSSGQGLKIHSALLRIFHGSLTLEFPSPKEALIRIFIPSPRI; encoded by the coding sequence TTGACGAAAGATCTTGAAATATTAATCTGTTCCGTCTTTATCTTTCTTTCCACAAATTTATTTTGGTTAGGATCGACAACCGGAACGAATCTGGAAAAGAAGAACGCAGCAGCGTATTTTAGTATTTTTACCTTAATCGTATCTTCCTTACTTTTCTCATTTTCCGCAATCCTCGGCCAAAACGGATTTTTGGTAGTATCTTCTTATCCTATCTTATACTTTTTTCCGGGGCTGATCTTATTAATACTCATCCCATTCGGATGGTTCGTCGTAATCGTTTGGTTTTTCGGATTTTTAAAAAAGAAAGGGATCTTTTTCTTCTTATTCTATCTTTTATCCTTCTGCCAATTAATTGCGATCTCCATTTTACTTGTCTACAATCCGGGAAAAAACTGGAATATCAGCATATTTGAATATTGGAAATTTGTATCATTCTCGTTTAAGTTCGCATATCTGATCTATATTTTTACATGCGTTTTCCTTTCCTTACTTTGCCTATTTCAATTCAAAATTTCGGACAACAGTCTTTCCGAATTGGGAAGGCAAAAAGCGGTTCCTTTCTTAAAACTCATAGGGTTTTCTCTATTCGGTGTAGTCCTTCTAGTTTCCATTCTATTCGTAGGAGACGAATTTGGGATCTTAGAAAATCCGATCTTAAAAGCGGAAAAAGAACCGAAATACTTTTATACATTCGTACTTTGTATTCAAGGTTTGATTTGTGTATCTATTTTAGTTTTAGGTTGGGCATTAACATCTTACGAAATACTCACAGGCAGGATATTACCTAAGATCAGTTTAAAACAAGAATGGAAAAATTCTGTATATACCGCCCTAACACTTTCTACCCTATATTTTATTTTCGCAAAACTTGGATATCCTAGAGCGGAAATATTTATAGTATTCTCATATTCCTTCTTCATTTCCAGATTTTTTACGGTTGGAAAAAACAAAAGAGTCAGTTCCGACCAAAACAAAGTTTTAAAAAAGATCTTATCCTCCGGTTCGGTCAAAATTTCCTTCGGATATTTATGCAAAGATGTATTGGAAACAACTAAGGCGGCTCTAATATTCCAAGGCAAAATCCCATACATCTCCGATACAAATATTTATTATCCGGAGGATGAGCCTGCACAAATATTTGATTTTTCTAAAGTAACACAGAATCAGGAAAACCCGAACATTCAATACTTAGATAAAAACCTATTCTCGGATTTCGTGATCCGAATAAAAATAGAAAGCGCTCTTTCAGGCGACGCTTATTTGATCCTGGGCCAAAAAGGAAACGGTGGATTATTCGCGGAAGAGGAAATAGAGATCGCAAGGATTACAGGCACCTGGCTGGTTCATTCTATATTTTTAGAAGAGACAGGAAATATTTTAGAAGAACTACAGAGAAAGAAAATCCAAGAACAGAGACTTTCCGATCAAAAGACTAGACAAATCCTTCACGATGAAATACTTCCGGAAATCCATTCTCTTATTTTGGAGATCTCAAACGATAAATCCGGAAACTTCAACTCCCAATATGCGAATTCCCTAACGGAACTTCATAAAAGAATATCGTCTCTATTGAGAGAAATGTCGGATACGGGTTTGGAAATTTCCAGATTGGGTCTTATTCCGATGATCCAAAAGCTGCAGGATACGGAAGCGAAAGATCTCAGGATAATTTGGGAAATAGATCCAAAAACAAATTCCGAAGTGGAAAACTATCTCCCAGAAGTACAGGAAGTTCTGTATTATGCATTCAGAGAATCCTTACGCAACGCGGTAAAATATTCTGGAGACTTAAGGTCAGGCGTCGTCATTCGTATTCAATACGAAAACGGTTTATCCATCCAGATTAAAAATGAAATAGGAAAAGATCCTATATCAGTCCGTTCTTCCGGACAAGGACTAAAAATACATAGTGCGTTATTGAGAATTTTCCACGGTTCTTTAACATTGGAATTTCCTAGTCCTAAAGAAGCGTTAATCCGGATCTTCATTCCTTCTCCCCGAATTTAA
- a CDS encoding response regulator transcription factor — MKTEPLKILVAEDNLKLRKAMISGLEESGKIKSVYDCDSGEDAIRYCLEGETDVLLLDVRLAGKLNGIETIISIRKEFPRKPVVIYSIQDSDEYFRAFRSSGILSHYAYVRKSNYLLPQMVVPLVRLAYDGKSFIDPEIESRVTEVREKDENSPLAVLEPNERSVAEMLAKGFSNEQIAQRFGFKDKRTISRINGQIYSAWGLNETNSDEKVARTRAALIVLSNRFLEWEEDEKIFYRNSSGERIPWTPNFDERS, encoded by the coding sequence ATGAAAACCGAGCCTCTTAAGATACTAGTCGCAGAAGACAATCTGAAACTCAGAAAAGCGATGATCTCCGGCTTGGAAGAATCTGGAAAAATAAAATCGGTATACGACTGCGACTCGGGAGAAGATGCAATTCGTTATTGCCTAGAAGGAGAAACGGACGTTCTTCTTTTAGATGTAAGACTCGCAGGAAAATTGAACGGAATAGAAACGATCATCTCTATCCGAAAGGAATTCCCGCGCAAACCTGTAGTCATCTATTCCATACAAGACAGCGACGAATATTTTCGGGCATTCAGAAGTTCCGGGATCCTAAGTCATTATGCCTACGTTCGAAAATCAAATTACCTTCTTCCTCAAATGGTTGTACCGCTCGTTCGATTAGCATATGACGGAAAAAGTTTTATAGATCCGGAAATCGAATCCAGGGTTACCGAAGTCAGAGAGAAAGACGAAAATTCTCCTCTCGCAGTCTTAGAACCGAACGAAAGATCCGTTGCAGAAATGTTAGCCAAAGGATTCAGCAACGAACAGATAGCGCAACGTTTCGGGTTCAAAGACAAAAGAACGATCAGCAGGATAAACGGTCAGATCTACTCAGCTTGGGGACTGAACGAAACTAACTCGGACGAAAAAGTGGCTCGAACAAGAGCTGCACTCATCGTACTATCTAATAGATTTTTAGAATGGGAAGAAGACGAAAAAATCTTTTATAGGAATTCTTCTGGAGAAAGAATCCCATGGACACCTAACTTTGACGAAAGATCTTGA